The sequence ttttttatattttttaaaataaaaaaaatgataaattgtatattaaatttggtCCAAAAGGTCATGCACCTACCAAGGCCTCAACTGCCGCGTCACCAAGTAGTCCCTTATATTATATTACACAAAAGGCTACTCATCTTCCTTCCCGAAGAAAAAGAATCTCCACGAAAAAGCTCGAAGCTTAGATTTCACTCAGAAATGGCGTTTCTCCGATGGTGCCTCCTCCTCTCTCTGTTCATACACTCCATTCTTCTCGCAAGATGCGATGGTAACTACTCTTCTTCTGCTTGTCCAGCAAACCCATCTTCTTGAATGTTAAAGACAAACAAATGTTTTTGCTTTGACGGATTTGGATTACGATATTCTATGTATTGTGGTGTTTTGCTTGTTGGTTTCATTATGTTACGATTTCAGGCCAATTGGGTGTCTTGTTATCAACTTTTATCGACAACTTGGTGTTTCCATTTCTTGGATTGAAGATCTGTTTTTGTTCGCAGATGAGTTCTTGATTTTGTCGAACATATGTTTTAAACCACTTCTCTTGTGTTGTCTGGTTTCTTGGCACGTTCGTAGAGGGTTGAGCTATTAATGCATTCTAGGAACGGATCTTGTTGAGTAAAAATTGATAAAGGTAGTGCCTTTTGAACCAAAATGGACAGAGGAAAGATCAAGAAATTGTGGACATCACTGTTTCATCTCTATTCTGGTTTAAAGATCTGACCAAAGTAGGTCTCGATGGGGGCTACAAATCTGATCTTTAAAATCAGATGGAGGAAATATCTTGTCTTTGACTTTTAATGTAGATTTTTAGGTGATAACTCCATCTTTATTATTCCTTCCACAGATGAGGACGACAATCTCTTTCAAGCGATCAACCAGTACAGAACATCCTTAAACTTGACAACATTAACCAAGAATGACCGAGCTGAATGCCTCAGCAGTAAAGTTGCAGATCAATTCAAGGGCCAACCCTGCACCAACACCACAGGTTCGAACACCGTACCAGGCACCGAACCTAATTACAGCAACTTTCCGAACCTTCTTACAGAATGCAAGTTAAACTCCACCACTACAAGAGATGGACAAATCTTACCTGCTTGTGTTCCCAATCTCGATCCAAGTCTTGTCGCATCAAATTTCACGAAATCGCAGTACGCGCGCTATTTAAACGACTCCACATTCACTGGCATTGGTATCGGTTCTGAAGATAACTGGATAGTTGTCATTTTGACCACAAGCACACCTGACGGCAGTTACTCTGTTGGAACTAATTTCAACGATGACAGTGGAGCGTCGAACCTCGCTTCTGTCGGCCATTTGGTGGCTTTGCTTGCAGCATTTTTTGTATTGCACTGAGTGGAGTCGATCGCTCGAGGTTGACAAATCTAGTTCATTTTCCTTTTGGCTCGAGTATTTAGTAAAGCAATGGCAATTGGCTATGTTATTTTGTGTCTTAGGAAATCGACTCCTTCATTTTCCAGTCTGGACAGGGATGAGAAATATTAATGAAATCGTGGTAAAAAGCTTAACATACATATTGACGTGTTACTCGCATTTTGCAATATGTTGTTCTCTCCGTTCTTCGGCTCGTCCCACCCCGCCATAAGAAAACATCTTCCTTTCTCGCATGTTTCTTCGGTTGACAAGGTGACATTGTCGTAATTTCGTCAACATTATTTGGATGGAATGGTATCACTACCCAGGTTCCAGAAACTGGCTAAATGTACAACTCAGTAACATAATAAGTTATGCATATCTGGATAATCTGGTTTAGGCTCATTCCTAactttatttcaaaattctgtCTTCATAATACAATCATGTGTACAACTAAGATAATAAACGTAAAATCTTCTTCGAAATTACTGGACCGGAAGCTTTACGGTTTGTGCCTTTGATTGCACGGCACTCATGCCGATGCTACTTTAAGAGCTTTTTAACCTGGGTCTTGTTATCAACAAGAacctcctcagtgcaatcattAGGACCCATGTTGTCTTTGTGACCTTCTCCTTTATCATCAAAAGCAGAGCGGAGCTTAAGACAGTCTTCAGCATTTGAGCATGTAGCCCTTTGAAGAAACCGAGTAACCCTTCTTTCTCCCAGATGGAGTAAAAAGTTCCAGACATGGTCTTACGGGATTTAGGTTGAGCGTTACCCTCGTCATTTTCATTTGACTTGGCTGACTGAATCATCACCTTGCATCTGTTTAGAAATGAAAACGTAACTTAACCAAAATGTCAAGTCAACTACACAAGTAAGATGAATTCATAAGATCCTTCGATTACCTTATAGCTGGGTAGGTTAGACAGGTAGCGATGCATTTGGAGACTGCACCCACCACAAAGGCAGAAAATGCAGAAAGTGCTTCTGGAGATGATAGACTGTCTCTCTGTTCGATCGTTCTGTTCTTTAGTAGTAGTCTCTGCTTCAACTGATCAAACACGGTATACTGCATGGCGTTGTAATTTCCATTAAAATTGGTTTTCAATGATATGAAGTTACCCATTTTCAGAAGTGGAACTCTTTAAAAGAAAAGGCATCAACCTGTATGGAAGGATTTGTTGTAAGCAGAAGAGAGATTCCTAGACCATCAAATGCCTCACTCCAAGTTCCCTCGGAGAGGGACTTCCAAAGCCCTTTGGATTTCCCAAAATCACTTGTTTGCATTCTTGATGATGCCGTATCAAGAGGCTGATAAATAAAACCATTATCAGGTCGATGACAGATATAACTAGGCTACCCAATTCAGACGTATTAACATATAC comes from Henckelia pumila isolate YLH828 chromosome 4, ASM3356847v2, whole genome shotgun sequence and encodes:
- the LOC140866181 gene encoding uncharacterized GPI-anchored protein At5g19250-like gives rise to the protein MAFLRWCLLLSLFIHSILLARCDDEDDNLFQAINQYRTSLNLTTLTKNDRAECLSSKVADQFKGQPCTNTTGSNTVPGTEPNYSNFPNLLTECKLNSTTTRDGQILPACVPNLDPSLVASNFTKSQYARYLNDSTFTGIGIGSEDNWIVVILTTSTPDGSYSVGTNFNDDSGASNLASVGHLVALLAAFFVLH
- the LOC140864371 gene encoding peroxisomal adenine nucleotide carrier 1-like; this translates as MAVDLESLVEATSGAVGALVSTTILYPLDTCKTKYQAENRAHHRQKYRSISDVFWEAVSRHQVLSLYQGLGTKNLQALISQFVYFYGYSFFKKLYLRESRSKSIGTTANLVIAAAAGACTAIVTQPLDTASSRMQTSDFGKSKGLWKSLSEGTWSEAFDGLGISLLLTTNPSIQYTVFDQLKQRLLLKNRTIEQRDSLSSPEALSAFSAFVVGAVSKCIATCLTYPAIRCKVMIQSAKSNENDEGNAQPKSRKTMSGTFYSIWEKEGLLGFFKGLHAQMLKTVLSSALLLMIKEKVTKTTWVLMIALRRFLLITRPRLKSS